Proteins encoded together in one Salarias fasciatus chromosome 17, fSalaFa1.1, whole genome shotgun sequence window:
- the LOC115403853 gene encoding uncharacterized protein LOC115403853 isoform X2, giving the protein MEKHPIWVIIHSTVPLISVTLFYHIKESRIQLWPIIVDFNQINLRFDKAQHEFDQTFQPETQDRFIRVLLHGPTGSGKSSFINSVDSALRGRITTRALADTGYESSFTNKYKSYKIQGEKPGTFYPFIFSDTMGIEKSNKYGVNIGDIKLILKGHVKEGYTFNPGCSLTESESFYNSKPTLNDKVSVLVCLVPANTQEIMDDQAIQKIRDVREAASELGIPQIAILTKIDEGCPEVKKDLKKVYNSKHIKKQMESVSTVLGIPMNCIYPVKNYSSESETDDVMDEVILSALRKIIDFGEDFLNDTRPDPPTPPPSPTLQHPWRKIQFCDRAQHEFVQNYQPEKEGQHLRVLLHGPPGSGKSSFINSVDSALRGRITARALAATANDGSFMKIYKSHKIRKEKPGTFYPFIFSDTMGIEKGIKGEVNIEDIKLILKGNVKEGYTFNPVSSLSERDPFYNSKPTMNDKVSVLVCLVPANTPTIINDKVIQEIREVREAASGLGIPQIAVLTKIDEACPEVKEDLKNVYKSKYIKKQMEAVSAVLGIQMNCIFPVKNYNSEIETDDDTDSLILSAMRKIIDYGDDVLNDSPPERWCSIL; this is encoded by the exons ATGGAGAAACATCCAATTTGGGTGATTATTCATAGCACAGTGCCTCTGATCTCTGTAACACTGTTCTACCATATAAAAGAATCCAGAATACAACTATGGCCCATAATTGTCGACTTTAACCAAATCAACCTTCGTTTTGACAAAGCCCAGCATGAGTTTGATCAAACCTTTCAGCCTGAAACACAAGACAGATTTATCAGAGTTCTGCTGCATGGACCAACAGGCTCTGGGAAATCCAGCTTCATCAACTCTGTCGACAGCGCTCTGCGAGGAAGAATCACAACTCGAGCTTTGGCAGACACTGGCTATGAGAGCAGCTTCACCAACAAA TACAAAAGTTATAAAATCCAGGGAGAAAAGCCTGGAACCTTTTATCCCTTCATCTTCAGTGACACCATGGGCATTGAGAAGAGTAACAAGTACGGGGTAAATATCGGAGACATCAAACTGATCTTGAAGGGACATGTCAAAGAAGGATACACG TTCAACCCTGGTTGTTCCCTGACTGAGAGTGAGTCGTTTTACAACAGTAAACCAACTCTTAATGACAAAGTTAGTGTTCTGGTTTGTCTTGTTCCTGCCAACACACAAGAAATAATGGATGATCAAGCAATTCAGAAGATACGGGACGTCagagaagcagccagtgagtTGG GTATCCCACAAATAGCCATTCTCACCAAAATTGATGAAGGCTGTCCTGAAGTCAAAAAAGATCTGAAGAAAGTCTACAACAGCAAGCACATAAAAAAACAG ATGGAAAGTGTGAGTACTGTGCTGGGTATTCCAATGAACTGCATATACCCTGTGAAGAACTACAGTTCAGAATCTGAAACGGATGATGTGATGGATGAAGTGATACTGAGCGCACTGAGAAAGATCATTGACTTCGGAGAAGACTTCTTGAATGACACCCGGCCTGATCCTCCGACTCCTCCACCATCTCCTA ctttgcaGCATCCATGGAGAAAGATACAATTTTG TGATAGAGCCCAGCATGAGTTTGTTCAGAACTATCAGCCTGAAAAAGAAGGCCAACATCTCAGAGTTCTGCTCCATGGACCACCAGGCTCTGGGAAATCCAGTTTCATCAACTCTGTCGACAGCGCTCTGCGAGGCAGAATCACAGCTCGAGCTTTGGCAGCCACTGCCAATGATGGCAGCTTTATGAAAATA TACAAAAGTCATAAAATCCGGAAAGAAAAGCCTGGAACCTTTTATCCCTTCATCTTCAGTGACACCATGGGCATTGAGAAGGGCATCAAGGGAGAGGTAAATATCGAAGACATCAAACTGATCTTGAAGGGAAATGTCAAAGAAGGATACACG ttcaaCCCTGTGTCTTCCCTGTCTGAGCGTGACCCCTTCTACAACAGTAAACCAACTATGAATGATAAAGTTAGTGTTCTGGTTTGTCTTGTTCCTGCCAACACACCAACAATAATAAATGATAAAGTAATTCAGGAGATACGGGAGGTCCGAGAAGCAGCCAGTGGGCTAG GAATCCCACAAATAGCTGTTCTCACCAAAATCGATGAAGCCTGTCCTGAAGTCAAAGAAGATCTGAAGAATGTCTACAAGAGCAAGTACATAAAAAAGCAG ATGGAAGCAGTGAGTGCTGTGCTGGGAATTCAAATGAACTGCATTTTCCCGGTGAAGAACTACAACTCAGAAATCGAAACAGATGATGACACAGATTCACTGATACTGAGCGCAATGAGAAAGATCATCGACTACGGAGATGACGTCCTGAATGACTCACCACCTGAAAGGTGGTGTTCAATTCTTTAA
- the LOC115403853 gene encoding uncharacterized protein LOC115403853 isoform X4 yields the protein MEKHPIWALGNPASSTLSTALCEEESQLELWQTLAMRAASPTNDTMGIEKSNKYGVNIGDIKLILKGHVKEGYTFNPGCSLTESESFYNSKPTLNDKVSVLVCLVPANTQEIMDDQAIQKIRDVREAASELGIPQIAILTKIDEGCPEVKKDLKKVYNSKHIKKQMESVSTVLGIPMNCIYPVKNYSSESETDDVMDEVILSALRKIIDFGEDFLNDTRPDPPTPPPSPTLQHPWRKIQFCDRAQHEFVQNYQPEKEGQHLRVLLHGPPGSGKSSFINSVDSALRGRITARALAATANDGSFMKIYKSHKIRKEKPGTFYPFIFSDTMGIEKGIKGEVNIEDIKLILKGNVKEGYTFNPVSSLSERDPFYNSKPTMNDKVSVLVCLVPANTPTIINDKVIQEIREVREAASGLGIPQIAVLTKIDEACPEVKEDLKNVYKSKYIKKQMEAVSAVLGIQMNCIFPVKNYNSEIETDDDTDSLILSAMRKIIDYGDDVLNDSPPERWCSIL from the exons ATGGAGAAACATCCAATTTGG GCTCTGGGAAATCCAGCTTCATCAACTCTGTCGACAGCGCTCTGCGAGGAAGAATCACAACTCGAGCTTTGGCAGACACTGGCTATGAGAGCAGCTTCACCAACAAA TGACACCATGGGCATTGAGAAGAGTAACAAGTACGGGGTAAATATCGGAGACATCAAACTGATCTTGAAGGGACATGTCAAAGAAGGATACACG TTCAACCCTGGTTGTTCCCTGACTGAGAGTGAGTCGTTTTACAACAGTAAACCAACTCTTAATGACAAAGTTAGTGTTCTGGTTTGTCTTGTTCCTGCCAACACACAAGAAATAATGGATGATCAAGCAATTCAGAAGATACGGGACGTCagagaagcagccagtgagtTGG GTATCCCACAAATAGCCATTCTCACCAAAATTGATGAAGGCTGTCCTGAAGTCAAAAAAGATCTGAAGAAAGTCTACAACAGCAAGCACATAAAAAAACAG ATGGAAAGTGTGAGTACTGTGCTGGGTATTCCAATGAACTGCATATACCCTGTGAAGAACTACAGTTCAGAATCTGAAACGGATGATGTGATGGATGAAGTGATACTGAGCGCACTGAGAAAGATCATTGACTTCGGAGAAGACTTCTTGAATGACACCCGGCCTGATCCTCCGACTCCTCCACCATCTCCTA ctttgcaGCATCCATGGAGAAAGATACAATTTTG TGATAGAGCCCAGCATGAGTTTGTTCAGAACTATCAGCCTGAAAAAGAAGGCCAACATCTCAGAGTTCTGCTCCATGGACCACCAGGCTCTGGGAAATCCAGTTTCATCAACTCTGTCGACAGCGCTCTGCGAGGCAGAATCACAGCTCGAGCTTTGGCAGCCACTGCCAATGATGGCAGCTTTATGAAAATA TACAAAAGTCATAAAATCCGGAAAGAAAAGCCTGGAACCTTTTATCCCTTCATCTTCAGTGACACCATGGGCATTGAGAAGGGCATCAAGGGAGAGGTAAATATCGAAGACATCAAACTGATCTTGAAGGGAAATGTCAAAGAAGGATACACG ttcaaCCCTGTGTCTTCCCTGTCTGAGCGTGACCCCTTCTACAACAGTAAACCAACTATGAATGATAAAGTTAGTGTTCTGGTTTGTCTTGTTCCTGCCAACACACCAACAATAATAAATGATAAAGTAATTCAGGAGATACGGGAGGTCCGAGAAGCAGCCAGTGGGCTAG GAATCCCACAAATAGCTGTTCTCACCAAAATCGATGAAGCCTGTCCTGAAGTCAAAGAAGATCTGAAGAATGTCTACAAGAGCAAGTACATAAAAAAGCAG ATGGAAGCAGTGAGTGCTGTGCTGGGAATTCAAATGAACTGCATTTTCCCGGTGAAGAACTACAACTCAGAAATCGAAACAGATGATGACACAGATTCACTGATACTGAGCGCAATGAGAAAGATCATCGACTACGGAGATGACGTCCTGAATGACTCACCACCTGAAAGGTGGTGTTCAATTCTTTAA
- the LOC115403853 gene encoding uncharacterized protein LOC115403853 isoform X1: protein MDVLRSAKRWFFDPGEQKSDTKLPVQAPQPPPQPPPVSPRSMEKHPIWVIIHSTVPLISVTLFYHIKESRIQLWPIIVDFNQINLRFDKAQHEFDQTFQPETQDRFIRVLLHGPTGSGKSSFINSVDSALRGRITTRALADTGYESSFTNKYKSYKIQGEKPGTFYPFIFSDTMGIEKSNKYGVNIGDIKLILKGHVKEGYTFNPGCSLTESESFYNSKPTLNDKVSVLVCLVPANTQEIMDDQAIQKIRDVREAASELGIPQIAILTKIDEGCPEVKKDLKKVYNSKHIKKQMESVSTVLGIPMNCIYPVKNYSSESETDDVMDEVILSALRKIIDFGEDFLNDTRPDPPTPPPSPTLQHPWRKIQFCDRAQHEFVQNYQPEKEGQHLRVLLHGPPGSGKSSFINSVDSALRGRITARALAATANDGSFMKIYKSHKIRKEKPGTFYPFIFSDTMGIEKGIKGEVNIEDIKLILKGNVKEGYTFNPVSSLSERDPFYNSKPTMNDKVSVLVCLVPANTPTIINDKVIQEIREVREAASGLGIPQIAVLTKIDEACPEVKEDLKNVYKSKYIKKQMEAVSAVLGIQMNCIFPVKNYNSEIETDDDTDSLILSAMRKIIDYGDDVLNDSPPERWCSIL, encoded by the exons ATGGACGTTCTG CGTTCTGCAAAGCGTTGGTTTTTCGATCCTGGAGAACAGAAATCTGATACCAAGCTTCCTGTTCAAGCTCCTCaacctcctcctcagcctccaccgGTGTCTCCTA GATCCATGGAGAAACATCCAATTTGGGTGATTATTCATAGCACAGTGCCTCTGATCTCTGTAACACTGTTCTACCATATAAAAGAATCCAGAATACAACTATGGCCCATAATTGTCGACTTTAACCAAATCAACCTTCGTTTTGACAAAGCCCAGCATGAGTTTGATCAAACCTTTCAGCCTGAAACACAAGACAGATTTATCAGAGTTCTGCTGCATGGACCAACAGGCTCTGGGAAATCCAGCTTCATCAACTCTGTCGACAGCGCTCTGCGAGGAAGAATCACAACTCGAGCTTTGGCAGACACTGGCTATGAGAGCAGCTTCACCAACAAA TACAAAAGTTATAAAATCCAGGGAGAAAAGCCTGGAACCTTTTATCCCTTCATCTTCAGTGACACCATGGGCATTGAGAAGAGTAACAAGTACGGGGTAAATATCGGAGACATCAAACTGATCTTGAAGGGACATGTCAAAGAAGGATACACG TTCAACCCTGGTTGTTCCCTGACTGAGAGTGAGTCGTTTTACAACAGTAAACCAACTCTTAATGACAAAGTTAGTGTTCTGGTTTGTCTTGTTCCTGCCAACACACAAGAAATAATGGATGATCAAGCAATTCAGAAGATACGGGACGTCagagaagcagccagtgagtTGG GTATCCCACAAATAGCCATTCTCACCAAAATTGATGAAGGCTGTCCTGAAGTCAAAAAAGATCTGAAGAAAGTCTACAACAGCAAGCACATAAAAAAACAG ATGGAAAGTGTGAGTACTGTGCTGGGTATTCCAATGAACTGCATATACCCTGTGAAGAACTACAGTTCAGAATCTGAAACGGATGATGTGATGGATGAAGTGATACTGAGCGCACTGAGAAAGATCATTGACTTCGGAGAAGACTTCTTGAATGACACCCGGCCTGATCCTCCGACTCCTCCACCATCTCCTA ctttgcaGCATCCATGGAGAAAGATACAATTTTG TGATAGAGCCCAGCATGAGTTTGTTCAGAACTATCAGCCTGAAAAAGAAGGCCAACATCTCAGAGTTCTGCTCCATGGACCACCAGGCTCTGGGAAATCCAGTTTCATCAACTCTGTCGACAGCGCTCTGCGAGGCAGAATCACAGCTCGAGCTTTGGCAGCCACTGCCAATGATGGCAGCTTTATGAAAATA TACAAAAGTCATAAAATCCGGAAAGAAAAGCCTGGAACCTTTTATCCCTTCATCTTCAGTGACACCATGGGCATTGAGAAGGGCATCAAGGGAGAGGTAAATATCGAAGACATCAAACTGATCTTGAAGGGAAATGTCAAAGAAGGATACACG ttcaaCCCTGTGTCTTCCCTGTCTGAGCGTGACCCCTTCTACAACAGTAAACCAACTATGAATGATAAAGTTAGTGTTCTGGTTTGTCTTGTTCCTGCCAACACACCAACAATAATAAATGATAAAGTAATTCAGGAGATACGGGAGGTCCGAGAAGCAGCCAGTGGGCTAG GAATCCCACAAATAGCTGTTCTCACCAAAATCGATGAAGCCTGTCCTGAAGTCAAAGAAGATCTGAAGAATGTCTACAAGAGCAAGTACATAAAAAAGCAG ATGGAAGCAGTGAGTGCTGTGCTGGGAATTCAAATGAACTGCATTTTCCCGGTGAAGAACTACAACTCAGAAATCGAAACAGATGATGACACAGATTCACTGATACTGAGCGCAATGAGAAAGATCATCGACTACGGAGATGACGTCCTGAATGACTCACCACCTGAAAGGTGGTGTTCAATTCTTTAA
- the LOC115403853 gene encoding uncharacterized protein LOC115403853 isoform X3: MDVLRSAKRWFFDPGEQKSDTKLPVQAPQPPPQPPPVSPRSMEKHPIWALGNPASSTLSTALCEEESQLELWQTLAMRAASPTNDTMGIEKSNKYGVNIGDIKLILKGHVKEGYTFNPGCSLTESESFYNSKPTLNDKVSVLVCLVPANTQEIMDDQAIQKIRDVREAASELGIPQIAILTKIDEGCPEVKKDLKKVYNSKHIKKQMESVSTVLGIPMNCIYPVKNYSSESETDDVMDEVILSALRKIIDFGEDFLNDTRPDPPTPPPSPTLQHPWRKIQFCDRAQHEFVQNYQPEKEGQHLRVLLHGPPGSGKSSFINSVDSALRGRITARALAATANDGSFMKIYKSHKIRKEKPGTFYPFIFSDTMGIEKGIKGEVNIEDIKLILKGNVKEGYTFNPVSSLSERDPFYNSKPTMNDKVSVLVCLVPANTPTIINDKVIQEIREVREAASGLGIPQIAVLTKIDEACPEVKEDLKNVYKSKYIKKQMEAVSAVLGIQMNCIFPVKNYNSEIETDDDTDSLILSAMRKIIDYGDDVLNDSPPERWCSIL, translated from the exons ATGGACGTTCTG CGTTCTGCAAAGCGTTGGTTTTTCGATCCTGGAGAACAGAAATCTGATACCAAGCTTCCTGTTCAAGCTCCTCaacctcctcctcagcctccaccgGTGTCTCCTA GATCCATGGAGAAACATCCAATTTGG GCTCTGGGAAATCCAGCTTCATCAACTCTGTCGACAGCGCTCTGCGAGGAAGAATCACAACTCGAGCTTTGGCAGACACTGGCTATGAGAGCAGCTTCACCAACAAA TGACACCATGGGCATTGAGAAGAGTAACAAGTACGGGGTAAATATCGGAGACATCAAACTGATCTTGAAGGGACATGTCAAAGAAGGATACACG TTCAACCCTGGTTGTTCCCTGACTGAGAGTGAGTCGTTTTACAACAGTAAACCAACTCTTAATGACAAAGTTAGTGTTCTGGTTTGTCTTGTTCCTGCCAACACACAAGAAATAATGGATGATCAAGCAATTCAGAAGATACGGGACGTCagagaagcagccagtgagtTGG GTATCCCACAAATAGCCATTCTCACCAAAATTGATGAAGGCTGTCCTGAAGTCAAAAAAGATCTGAAGAAAGTCTACAACAGCAAGCACATAAAAAAACAG ATGGAAAGTGTGAGTACTGTGCTGGGTATTCCAATGAACTGCATATACCCTGTGAAGAACTACAGTTCAGAATCTGAAACGGATGATGTGATGGATGAAGTGATACTGAGCGCACTGAGAAAGATCATTGACTTCGGAGAAGACTTCTTGAATGACACCCGGCCTGATCCTCCGACTCCTCCACCATCTCCTA ctttgcaGCATCCATGGAGAAAGATACAATTTTG TGATAGAGCCCAGCATGAGTTTGTTCAGAACTATCAGCCTGAAAAAGAAGGCCAACATCTCAGAGTTCTGCTCCATGGACCACCAGGCTCTGGGAAATCCAGTTTCATCAACTCTGTCGACAGCGCTCTGCGAGGCAGAATCACAGCTCGAGCTTTGGCAGCCACTGCCAATGATGGCAGCTTTATGAAAATA TACAAAAGTCATAAAATCCGGAAAGAAAAGCCTGGAACCTTTTATCCCTTCATCTTCAGTGACACCATGGGCATTGAGAAGGGCATCAAGGGAGAGGTAAATATCGAAGACATCAAACTGATCTTGAAGGGAAATGTCAAAGAAGGATACACG ttcaaCCCTGTGTCTTCCCTGTCTGAGCGTGACCCCTTCTACAACAGTAAACCAACTATGAATGATAAAGTTAGTGTTCTGGTTTGTCTTGTTCCTGCCAACACACCAACAATAATAAATGATAAAGTAATTCAGGAGATACGGGAGGTCCGAGAAGCAGCCAGTGGGCTAG GAATCCCACAAATAGCTGTTCTCACCAAAATCGATGAAGCCTGTCCTGAAGTCAAAGAAGATCTGAAGAATGTCTACAAGAGCAAGTACATAAAAAAGCAG ATGGAAGCAGTGAGTGCTGTGCTGGGAATTCAAATGAACTGCATTTTCCCGGTGAAGAACTACAACTCAGAAATCGAAACAGATGATGACACAGATTCACTGATACTGAGCGCAATGAGAAAGATCATCGACTACGGAGATGACGTCCTGAATGACTCACCACCTGAAAGGTGGTGTTCAATTCTTTAA
- the LOC115403876 gene encoding fish-egg lectin-like — MKSAAVLFLVINCLSRCHGWACDLGPQHSGATQIDAGQGQVVMRNDKSEVFVLSGSTWIRLGSVPIKHVSVGPAGIWGVDSSDNVYKYGGSDFLLSQGQSLHQVDAGGQDQIVGVTSSSTVHCLSSTVASGFKQGDSLSWTTFPGALMYISCSSHGCWGVNSGKEIYFTMPDSCQMKAWTRVTGETSMVEVGTDGTVFVVRNGHIYQRTGISADVPHGTGWYHIPMSKTVKHASYDLGNLWLVLNGGVIMKCTQ, encoded by the exons ATGAAATCCGCTGCAGTCTTGTTTCTGGTGATAAACTGCCTGTCCAGGTGTCATG gCTGGGCTTGCGACCTGGGTCCACAGCACTCGGGTGCAACACAGATTGATGCTGGACAGGGACAAGTTGTGATGAGAAATGACAAATCTGAAGTGTTTGTTCTAAGTGGATCGACGTGGATCAGACTGGGTTCAGTCCCCATCAAACACGTCTCAGTGGGACCTGCAGGAATCTGGGGAGTTGACAGTTCAGACAATGTCTACAAATATGGTGGCAgtgattttcttctttcccaAG GTCAGAGTCTTCACCAGGTGGATGCTGGAGGTCAAGACCAGATTGTTGGAGTCACCTCGTCTTCTACTGTTCACTGTCTGAGCAGTACCGTTGCTTCAGGTTTCAAGCAAGGCGACTCTCTGAGCTGGACCACCTTCCCTGGAGCGTTGATGTATATCAGCTGTAGCTCACATGGATGCTGGGGGGTGAACTCTGGAAAGGAGATCTACTTCACT ATGCCTGATTCCTGTCAAATGAAAGCATGGACACGTGTGACTGGAGAAACAAGTATGGTTGAAGTTGGGACTGATGGAACTGTGTTTGTGGTTAGAAATGGACATATCTATCAGAG AACTGGCATCTCTGCTGATGTTCCACATGGAACTGGTTGGTATCACATCCCTATGTCGAAGACCGTCAAGCATGCAAGCTATGACCTGGGGAACCTCTGGCTTGTGCTCAATGGAGGGGTCATCATGAAGTGCACTCAGTAA
- the LOC115404710 gene encoding fish-egg lectin-like, which yields MKHVSVGPTGIWGVDSSDEVYKYGGGDFLLSQGWTCDLGPQHSGATQIDAGQGQVVMTNDKSEVFFLSGSTWARLGSVPLKHVSVGSAGIWGVDSSEKVYKYVAGDFILMSGQSLIQLDAGGEGQVVGVNSSASTHCLKSGFASAFNQVASMSWDSIETNLLYISCNAHGCWTVMPSHKIFFMKIEPDSCETTNWKAVNGAASIVEAGTDGSVFMINEEGQLYERTGISSSYPVGTGWTLIPMTSNMRHISYDQGVLWAINDIGAILTCTKKCDHCL from the exons ATGAAACACGTCTCAGTGGGACCTACAGGAATCTGGGGAGTCGACAGTTCAGACGAAGTCTATAAATATGGTGGCGGTGATTTTCTTCTCTCCCAAG GCTGGACCTGTGACCTGGGTCCACAGCACTCTGGTGCGACACAGATCGATGCTGGACAGGGACAAGTTGTGATGACAAACGACAAGtctgaagtgttttttctgAGTGGATCGACGTGGGCCAGACTGGGTTCAGTCCCCCTCAAACACGTCTCAGTGGGATCTGCAGGAATCTGGGGAGTCGACAGTTCAGAAAAAGTCTACAAATATGTAGCTGGCGATTTCATTCTAATGAGTG GCCAGAGCTTGATTCAGCTGGATGCAGGAGGTGAAGGGCAGGTGGTCGGAGTCAACAGCTCTGCTTCCACTCACTGTCTGAAGAGTGGCTTTGCTTCAGCCTTCAACCAAGTTGCCTCTATGAGCTGGGACAGTATTGAGACGAACCTGCTTTATATCAGCTGCAACGCCCATGGATGCTGGACAGTGATGCCATCCCACAAAATCTTCTTTATG AAAATTGAGCCTGATTCCTGTGAGACGACCAACTGGAAGGCTGTGAACGGAGCAGCATCGATTGTTGAAGCTGGGACAGATGGATCCGTCTTCATGATAAACGAAGAGGGTCAGCTCTATGAGAG AACTGGAATCTCCTCTTCTTATCCAGTGGGAACTGGTTGGACTCTAATACCAATGACCAGTAACATGAGACACATCAGCTACGACCAGGGCGTCCTGTGGGCCATAAATGACATTGGTGCCATCCTGACATGCACAAAGAAATGTGATCACTGTCTTTGA
- the LOC115403879 gene encoding fish-egg lectin-like: MKSAAVLFLVINCLSRCHGWTCDLGPQHSGATQIDAGQGQVVMRNDKSEAFVLSGSTWTRLGSLPIRHISVGPAGIWGVDSSDKVYRFGDSDFLLTHGQNLNQVDAGGQDKIAGVTSSSTIHCLSAGASPLKEGDSLTWTTFPGALMYISCSSYGCWGVNSGQQIYFTKTDSCQIRGWTRVEGAAIMVEVGTDGTVFVVNVHGNLYQRTGISADVPHGTGWFQIPLSNNIKHASYDLGNLWLVINGGIIAKCSQ, from the exons ATGAAATCTGCGGCAGTCTTGTTTCTGGTGATCAACTGCCTGTCCAGGTGTCATG gCTGGACCTGCGACCTGGGTCCACAGCACTCTGGGGCAACACAGATTGATGCTGGACAGGGACAAGTTGTGATGAGAAATGACAAATCTGAAGCGTTTGTTCTGAGTGGATCAACGTGGACCCGGCTGGGTTCGCTCCCTATCAGACACATCTCAGTGGGACCTGCAGGAATCTGGGGAGTTGACAGTTCAGATAAAGTCTACAGATTTGGCGACAGTGATTTCCTTCTTACTCACG GTCAGAATTTGAACCAGGTGGATGCTGGAGGTCAAGACAAGATTGCTGGAGTCACCTCGTCTTCTACCATTCATTGTCTGAGTGCTGGTGCTTCACCTCTCAAGGAAGGCGACTCTCTGACATGGACCACCTTCCCTGGAGCATTGATGTATATCAGTTGTAGCTCGTATGGATGCTGGGGGGTGAACTCTGGACAGCAGATCTACTTCACT AAAACTGATTCCTGTCAAATTAGAGGATGGACACGTGTGGAAGGAGCTGCAATTATGGTTGAAGTTGGGACTGATGGAACTGTCTTTGTGGTGAATGTACATGGAAATCTCTATCAGAG aactGGCATCTCTGCTGATGTTCCACATGGAACTGGTTGGTTTCAAATCCCACTGTCGAACAACATCAAGCATGCAAGCTATGACCTGGGGAACCTCTGGCTTGTGATAAACGGAGGGATCATCGCGAAGTGCTCTCAGTAA